In Oryza sativa Japonica Group chromosome 1, ASM3414082v1, the genomic stretch aatttgcccttcttcgtgtaacagaTTCTTGGCTAAGTGCAAGTCGATGAGAATCTAAAATGCAGGTGAGAAATAAACTTGGTATTCTCAGTGAAGAAGAAAATTTTCGGGACGGAGGGACAACTCTGTAGAAGACATTTGGTTAAGCGGTGTGATTAACATTAAGATTCGAACACATAGCAACAAAAAACAATTTTATCCTTCCCTTCCCGAATTGATTAGAAATATCACGCAGGTTAGCTCACTGTCTATATAGAAACAGCTGCTCCAAAGTACGGTAGTAAAATTCCATCACATGCAAacgcaaaaaagaaagaaaaaaaaaaccctacagGTATCATCGGCTTCATcgcagaaaaaaaagagagagagagagaaatactAGTGTACGAGTACTGCATAAATAAATATCGGTCAAAGCTTATCGCGACGACTTGAGTTGACCAGAGCTAGACGACGAGCCTACGCATCGGAGACCACGCCGCGCACTTGGAACGGCAACGACACGACACGAGCGCGCACGCgtcacgccggcggcggcgacgcggcgccgtcgccgtccttgcGCCTGCCGAACTCGTGCACGGCGAggtggagctcggcggcggcgatgaggaaGTGCACGGCCTGCGACGGGCGGAgcagcgccaccacctccctcatCGTCTCCAGCCTCAGCCCGTCTGCCATCTCCAGCACGCGCCTCATCCCGTCCGCCTTGCTcctcatctccatctccatccccTCCGCGtccatcccgccgcctccggctAGCTCCACCATCTTCACCGTCGCCAACGACTCCTGCATTGTTCACGTTTGCATCCGGATGCTGATCGAGCTCACCTCACTGATGAAAGAACAAATTAACCATCACTCACCTGTGCACTCGCGGCGGCGTTCTCGATCTCCCGTTCCTTGCTGACGGTTATCCGCTGAAGCTGGTCGGCGGCCTGGAGCTGCTCGGCGGAGAGGTCGCCGAGGTCGCCCgccccgaggccgccgccggcgaggaacaCCGGGAGCTGGGTCTCGAGCTGCGCGCCGGACTTGGAGTAGAGCAGGTGGAGCGCGGCAGTGGGGCGCCATCCGCCGCACCAGAGGTAGAGGTTCTCGGTGGTGGAGGTCCACGACGGGGAGAACATGCGGAGCacgtcggtggaggcggcggcggacttggTCCGGTAGTAGTGCTCGTAGTGGCCGAGGACCCGGTTGACgaggcggtggagctcggcgtcgtcgggcggcgccgcggggttcgtcgccgccgacgcggcggagcggagcgcggcgaggtCGCGGGACTGCTCGGAGATCCAGCACTCGAAGAACTTGGCGAACGACTCGCCGGAGGGCGCCGGGACGTGGTTGCCGTTGCGGTGAGGTgggtgcggcgacggcggcggcatggtgGTTGGCGATCTCTGCGTGGAAGTTGGCTACGGGAGGAGGCGAGCTGAACCTGTG encodes the following:
- the LOC4324059 gene encoding protein DELAY OF GERMINATION 1; amino-acid sequence: MPPPSPHPPHRNGNHVPAPSGESFAKFFECWISEQSRDLAALRSAASAATNPAAPPDDAELHRLVNRVLGHYEHYYRTKSAAASTDVLRMFSPSWTSTTENLYLWCGGWRPTAALHLLYSKSGAQLETQLPVFLAGGGLGAGDLGDLSAEQLQAADQLQRITVSKEREIENAAASAQESLATVKMVELAGGGGMDAEGMEMEMRSKADGMRRVLEMADGLRLETMREVVALLRPSQAVHFLIAAAELHLAVHEFGRRKDGDGAASPPPA